One region of Streptomyces davaonensis JCM 4913 genomic DNA includes:
- the fxsT gene encoding FxSxx-COOH system tetratricopeptide repeat protein → MREEIEERLRRTAVDLLVELDGTWSTEDREQFLSLVLDRLKRTGHLSRQSRPRSQYVALMLLCMRSPLTPNNVPDGLSCLAAVIDLLDPACPECLRMYRLADEWTAVRLLPPGVTDSWEVVQDALQAIRLTIEERRLLVERATSSLSSVLPRHSTTAWSDFLHVAARHRAPAPEPPWMTYLRAASPRTDPEHQQRLEAILEREAPAAGGLPPCPPPQNAPAAAPATNDREQEGSVHEDAGLTPGGGTPAIWGSVPLRNPNFTGRDSLLAVLHERLRKNNAAAVLPSALHGMGGVGKSTLAVEYIYRHLRDYDVVWWIPAERTTEITLSLASLAPQLGIDTGGEATATVARVLEELRRGKPYGRWLLVFDNADNPESVRHYFPSGGPGDVLVTSRNPQWAGVAPPLEVDVFRREESVALLRGRGPEITNDEADRLAQALGDLPLAIVQAAAWRAETGMPADEYLRLLDEKRVELLSLAAPLDYQQPVIAAWNVSLDHLESENPAALRLLQLCAFCAPEAIPRDLFVSHPGGSITPELDAVLRDPIHLGQAIRAIGRFSLARWDFPTRSLQIHRLIQVALISRMTESEQQTMRQGVHLLLSTNDPNDPHNASDWPRYGELYPHVIVSGAVRSTDPYVRKLVINQVIYLLRWGNIEAALQLARSAYESWRSGGGENAPATLEVSKWLGAALASMGRHAESAAVNARVLDAYRRTVGEDHEDTLDAWGNVAIDLRAKGKFAAALELSESVHQRYLRLLGPDDPETLRAAHNLGVSLRLSGEFARARELDTDTLRNKTTTFGQDHVLTLVTWLGLILDIQELDGYQTALTHLRELTGQAARLLGRDNPLSLAAHRHLAVTLRHAGRYEEALAVAERTRAGVIRRYGESGPESVASTLTLAMALREAGKVPAAHDLGAWIHRQYADIYGPVHPHTLSAEMNLALTHRLLGDAEAARAVHERTLADFSRVLGARHPSSVACAINLASDLHALGEYSAAETLDGGTLAVSTDVLGPNHPSTLACGVNLTLDLRAQGHREEAERLLAATMERLTRVLGAEHPLVHRVQARKHRVDCGIDPMPL, encoded by the coding sequence TTGCGCGAGGAAATCGAGGAGCGTCTGCGGCGTACGGCCGTCGATCTCTTGGTAGAGCTGGATGGCACGTGGTCCACCGAGGACCGTGAGCAGTTCCTGAGCCTGGTGCTGGACCGGCTGAAGCGCACGGGACACCTGTCACGCCAATCCCGACCACGCAGCCAGTACGTCGCGCTCATGCTCTTGTGCATGAGGAGTCCGCTCACCCCGAACAACGTGCCTGACGGGCTGTCGTGCCTGGCGGCCGTCATCGACCTGCTGGATCCGGCCTGCCCCGAGTGTCTGCGAATGTATCGGCTCGCCGACGAATGGACAGCAGTGCGCCTCCTCCCGCCCGGGGTCACCGACTCCTGGGAGGTGGTGCAGGACGCTCTTCAGGCCATACGCCTGACCATCGAGGAACGCCGACTACTCGTGGAACGGGCGACCTCCTCCCTCTCCTCCGTACTTCCCAGGCACAGCACCACAGCATGGTCGGATTTCCTGCATGTGGCAGCCCGACACAGAGCTCCGGCACCCGAGCCGCCCTGGATGACCTACCTCAGAGCAGCCTCACCCCGGACCGACCCCGAGCATCAGCAACGGCTGGAGGCAATCCTCGAACGCGAGGCACCCGCGGCCGGCGGGCTCCCGCCCTGTCCACCGCCGCAGAACGCCCCGGCGGCCGCGCCCGCGACGAACGACCGGGAACAGGAAGGTTCGGTGCACGAGGACGCCGGACTCACACCAGGTGGTGGGACTCCTGCGATCTGGGGCAGCGTGCCTCTGCGGAACCCCAACTTCACTGGCCGCGACAGCTTGTTGGCAGTGCTCCACGAGCGGCTCCGAAAGAACAATGCGGCAGCCGTACTTCCCAGCGCGCTCCACGGCATGGGCGGAGTCGGCAAGTCGACTCTTGCGGTGGAGTACATCTACCGGCACCTCCGGGACTACGACGTCGTCTGGTGGATTCCAGCAGAACGCACCACGGAAATCACTCTGTCTCTGGCCTCCTTGGCTCCGCAGCTGGGCATCGATACGGGGGGCGAAGCCACGGCGACGGTGGCGAGGGTCCTGGAGGAACTCCGCCGCGGCAAGCCATACGGTCGTTGGCTGCTCGTGTTCGACAACGCGGACAACCCCGAGTCGGTCCGCCACTACTTTCCCTCCGGCGGACCAGGGGACGTCCTCGTCACCTCGCGCAATCCGCAATGGGCCGGAGTCGCCCCGCCTCTGGAGGTCGATGTCTTCCGGCGTGAGGAGAGCGTGGCCCTACTGCGTGGGCGAGGTCCGGAGATCACCAACGACGAAGCCGACCGGCTCGCGCAGGCACTCGGCGATCTGCCACTGGCCATCGTTCAGGCCGCCGCTTGGCGGGCCGAGACAGGGATGCCCGCCGACGAATACCTCCGACTCCTGGACGAGAAGCGGGTCGAGTTGCTGAGCCTCGCAGCCCCCCTCGACTACCAGCAGCCGGTCATCGCGGCTTGGAACGTCTCACTGGACCATCTGGAGTCAGAGAATCCCGCGGCCCTGCGGCTTCTGCAACTGTGCGCCTTCTGCGCACCGGAGGCCATCCCGCGCGACCTCTTCGTCAGCCATCCGGGGGGCTCCATCACGCCGGAACTCGACGCGGTTCTGCGGGACCCGATCCACCTCGGTCAGGCCATTCGGGCCATTGGCCGGTTCTCGCTGGCCCGGTGGGACTTCCCCACCAGGTCCCTCCAGATACACCGGCTGATCCAGGTGGCGCTGATATCACGCATGACGGAAAGTGAGCAACAGACCATGCGGCAGGGTGTCCACCTGCTCCTGTCGACCAATGACCCCAACGACCCCCACAACGCGAGCGACTGGCCGCGTTATGGCGAGCTGTACCCGCATGTGATCGTCTCCGGGGCGGTCCGGTCCACCGACCCGTACGTGCGGAAGTTGGTCATCAACCAGGTCATCTACCTCTTACGCTGGGGAAACATTGAAGCCGCCTTACAACTGGCCAGATCGGCCTACGAGTCCTGGCGAAGCGGCGGCGGGGAGAATGCCCCAGCGACACTGGAAGTGTCCAAGTGGTTGGGGGCCGCGTTGGCCAGCATGGGCCGTCATGCGGAGTCGGCGGCCGTCAACGCCCGCGTGCTGGACGCCTATCGACGCACCGTCGGTGAGGACCACGAGGACACCCTGGACGCATGGGGCAACGTGGCCATCGATCTCCGCGCCAAGGGCAAGTTCGCAGCCGCCTTGGAACTCTCCGAGTCAGTGCACCAACGCTATCTTCGGCTGCTGGGCCCCGACGATCCCGAGACCCTCCGCGCGGCCCACAACCTGGGCGTCAGCCTCCGCCTCTCCGGTGAGTTCGCACGCGCCCGCGAGCTGGACACGGACACCCTCCGCAACAAGACGACGACCTTCGGGCAGGACCATGTCCTGACTCTGGTGACGTGGCTCGGACTCATCCTCGACATCCAGGAACTGGACGGATACCAGACCGCCCTCACCCACCTGCGGGAGCTGACGGGCCAGGCGGCGCGGCTGCTCGGCCGCGACAACCCGCTCAGCCTCGCCGCACACCGTCATCTCGCTGTGACGCTGCGGCATGCAGGACGCTACGAAGAGGCGCTGGCTGTGGCAGAGCGCACCCGGGCCGGTGTCATCCGCAGATACGGGGAGAGCGGTCCGGAATCGGTGGCGTCGACGTTGACACTCGCGATGGCACTGCGTGAGGCAGGCAAGGTGCCCGCCGCCCACGATCTCGGAGCATGGATACACCGTCAGTACGCCGACATTTACGGCCCCGTGCATCCACACACGCTCTCGGCCGAGATGAACCTGGCGCTCACCCACCGCCTCCTCGGCGATGCTGAGGCCGCCCGCGCGGTGCACGAGCGGACGTTGGCGGACTTCAGCCGCGTTCTCGGCGCACGACACCCATCGTCGGTGGCATGCGCGATCAACCTGGCCAGTGATCTGCACGCCCTCGGCGAGTACTCGGCCGCCGAGACACTGGACGGCGGCACCTTGGCGGTGTCGACCGATGTACTCGGGCCGAATCACCCCTCGACGTTGGCCTGTGGCGTCAACCTGACCCTGGATCTGAGAGCACAAGGTCATCGGGAGGAGGCCGAGCGGCTACTTGCTGCAACCATGGAACGGCTCACGCGGGTGCTGGGAGCGGAGCATCCTCTCGTTCACCGCGTCCAGGCCCGGAAGCACCGCGTGGATTGCGGCATAGACCCAATGCCGTTGTGA
- the qcrB gene encoding cytochrome bc1 complex cytochrome b subunit, protein MSEASKGERVADWFDGRLGIHALGRKYLRKVFPDHWSFLLGEICLYSFVVLILTGVWLTLFFHPSMNEVTYEGSYVPLNGIRMSEAYASTLDISFDVRGGLLIRQLHHWAALVFVAGMLTHMMRHFFTGSYRKPREINWLFGWLLLFLGLFEGLFGYSLPDDLLSGTGLRFVNGALLSVPIVGTYLSMFLFGGEFPGEDIVARFYALHILVIPGIMAALVVAHVLLVVYHKHTQFAGPGRSERNVVGAPFMPVYLAKAGGFFFLVLGTLTLLAAVATINPVWVYGPFRADQVSTGAQPDWYLGFAEGLVRVMPGWEITMWGHTLALGVLIPIVVFPLLLVLIGVYPFVESRLTGDQREHHLLDRPRNHPVRTGLGAAWIALYLILLAGGGNDIVATKLHLSINAVTWTIRIAVFVLPVIVFVVTRRICLGLQLRDKELVAHGRETGIIKRLPHGEYVELHEPLDQARLHTLTAHERPGELLQREP, encoded by the coding sequence GTGAGCGAGGCCTCGAAGGGCGAGCGCGTCGCCGACTGGTTCGACGGCCGCCTCGGCATCCACGCGCTGGGCCGCAAGTACCTGCGCAAGGTCTTCCCCGACCACTGGTCGTTCCTGCTGGGCGAGATCTGCCTGTACAGCTTCGTGGTGCTGATCCTGACCGGCGTCTGGCTCACCCTCTTCTTCCACCCGTCGATGAACGAGGTGACGTACGAGGGCAGTTACGTCCCGCTCAACGGCATACGCATGTCCGAGGCGTACGCCTCCACCCTCGACATCAGCTTCGACGTGCGCGGCGGACTGCTCATCCGCCAACTGCACCACTGGGCGGCGCTGGTGTTCGTCGCCGGGATGCTGACGCACATGATGCGGCACTTCTTCACCGGGTCGTACCGCAAGCCCCGGGAGATCAACTGGCTGTTCGGCTGGCTGCTGCTCTTTCTCGGCCTGTTCGAGGGCCTGTTCGGCTACTCGCTCCCGGACGATCTGCTGTCGGGCACCGGCCTGAGGTTCGTCAACGGCGCGCTGCTGTCCGTCCCGATCGTGGGCACGTACCTGTCGATGTTCCTGTTCGGCGGCGAGTTCCCCGGCGAGGACATCGTGGCCCGCTTCTACGCGCTGCACATCCTGGTGATCCCGGGCATCATGGCGGCCCTGGTCGTCGCGCATGTCCTGCTGGTCGTGTACCACAAGCACACCCAGTTCGCGGGCCCCGGCCGCAGCGAACGCAACGTCGTGGGCGCCCCGTTCATGCCGGTGTACCTGGCCAAGGCGGGCGGCTTCTTCTTCCTCGTCCTCGGCACGCTCACCCTGCTCGCCGCGGTCGCCACGATCAACCCGGTCTGGGTGTACGGCCCGTTCCGCGCCGACCAGGTCTCCACGGGCGCCCAGCCCGACTGGTACCTGGGCTTCGCGGAGGGCCTGGTGCGGGTGATGCCCGGCTGGGAGATCACGATGTGGGGCCACACCCTGGCCCTCGGCGTGCTCATCCCGATCGTCGTCTTCCCGCTGCTCCTGGTCCTGATCGGCGTCTACCCGTTCGTGGAGTCCCGGCTCACCGGCGACCAGCGCGAGCACCACCTCCTGGACCGCCCCCGCAACCACCCGGTCCGCACCGGCCTCGGCGCAGCCTGGATCGCGCTCTACCTGATCCTGCTGGCGGGCGGCGGCAACGACATCGTGGCGACGAAACTCCATCTGTCCATCAACGCGGTGACCTGGACGATCCGTATCGCGGTCTTCGTCCTGCCGGTGATCGTGTTCGTCGTGACACGCCGCATCTGCCTCGGCCTCCAGCTCCGCGACAAGGAACTCGTCGCCCACGGCCGCGAGACGGGCATCATCAAGCGCCTCCCGCACGGCGAGTACGTCGAACTCCACGAGCCCCTGGACCAGGCCCGCCTGCACACGCTGACGGCCCATGAACGACCCGGGGAACTGCTCCAGCGGGAACCGTAG
- a CDS encoding glycoside hydrolase family 9 protein has product MKRRRTTLLSLTALLAAGLTALPATQAGAEEVEQLKNGTFDTTTDPWWTTSNVTAELSDGHLCADVPGGTANRWDATIGQNDIALVKGESYRFSFRANGSPEGHVVRAIVGLSAAPYDTYFEVSPQLSVSGNAYTYTFTAPVDTPQGQVAFQVGGSADPWRFCVDDASLLGGVAPEPYEPDTGPRVRVNQVAYLPAGPKNATLVTEATERLPWQLRAADGAVVARGWTVPRGTDVSSAQNVHSIDFGAYRKRGSGLTLVVDGETSRSFDIDAGVYERLRLDAAKYYYTQRSGIAIRDDLRPGYARPAGHVGVAPNQGDGSVPCQPGVCDYTLDVTGGWYDAGDHGKYVVNGGISVWELLSTYERALHARTGDPARLGDNTLAIPESGNKVPDLLDEVRWELDFLLKMQVPEGQPLAGMAHHKIHDEQWTGLPLLPSDDPQKRELHPPSTAATLNLAATAAQAARLYKPYDREFAAKALSAARKAWAAALAHPDRYASESDGIGGGTYADNNVTDEFYWAAAELYLTTGEREFAARVLDSPVHTADIFGATGYDWARTAAAARLDLATVPSKLPGRDKVRQSVIKGADRYLATLKSQAYGMPYAPDGNLYDWGSNHQVAHNAVVIATAYDISGGSKYRDGAVQSMDYLFGRNALNISYVTGYGEVNAQNQHARWYAHQLDPNQPNPPKGTLAGGPNSGIQDPYAQSKLQGCVGQFCYIDDIQSWSTNEHTINWNSALTRLASFVADQG; this is encoded by the coding sequence GTGAAACGCCGCAGAACGACACTCCTGTCCCTGACCGCCCTGCTCGCGGCGGGACTCACCGCACTGCCCGCCACGCAGGCCGGCGCCGAGGAGGTCGAGCAGCTCAAGAACGGCACCTTCGACACCACCACCGACCCCTGGTGGACGACGAGCAACGTCACCGCGGAACTGTCCGACGGACACCTCTGCGCGGACGTCCCCGGCGGCACCGCCAACCGCTGGGACGCCACCATCGGCCAGAACGACATCGCCCTGGTCAAGGGCGAGTCCTACCGCTTCTCCTTCCGCGCGAACGGCTCGCCCGAGGGGCACGTGGTGCGCGCGATCGTCGGCCTGTCGGCGGCGCCGTACGACACGTACTTCGAGGTGTCGCCGCAGCTGAGCGTCTCCGGGAACGCCTACACGTACACCTTCACCGCACCGGTCGACACCCCCCAGGGCCAGGTCGCCTTCCAGGTCGGCGGCAGCGCGGACCCCTGGCGGTTCTGCGTGGACGACGCCTCGCTGCTGGGCGGTGTGGCGCCCGAGCCGTACGAGCCCGACACCGGGCCGCGGGTCCGGGTGAACCAGGTCGCCTATCTGCCCGCGGGGCCGAAGAACGCCACCCTCGTCACCGAGGCGACCGAGCGGCTGCCCTGGCAACTGCGGGCCGCCGACGGGGCCGTGGTGGCCCGCGGCTGGACCGTGCCGCGCGGGACCGACGTCTCCTCCGCCCAGAACGTCCACTCCATCGACTTCGGCGCCTACCGCAAGCGCGGCAGCGGCCTCACCCTGGTCGTCGACGGCGAGACCAGCCGCTCCTTCGACATCGACGCGGGTGTCTACGAGCGGCTGCGGCTGGACGCGGCGAAGTACTACTACACCCAGCGCAGCGGCATCGCCATTCGGGACGACCTGCGCCCCGGGTACGCCCGCCCCGCGGGCCATGTCGGTGTGGCACCGAACCAGGGCGACGGCTCCGTGCCCTGCCAGCCCGGTGTCTGCGACTACACACTCGACGTGACCGGCGGCTGGTACGACGCCGGTGACCACGGCAAGTACGTCGTCAACGGCGGTATCTCGGTATGGGAGTTGCTCAGCACCTACGAGCGCGCCCTGCACGCCCGCACCGGTGACCCGGCGAGGCTGGGCGACAACACCCTCGCCATCCCCGAGAGCGGCAACAAGGTGCCCGACCTGCTCGACGAGGTCCGCTGGGAGCTGGATTTCCTGCTGAAGATGCAGGTGCCCGAGGGACAGCCGCTGGCCGGAATGGCCCACCACAAGATCCACGACGAGCAGTGGACCGGACTCCCGCTGCTGCCGAGCGACGACCCGCAGAAGCGTGAACTGCATCCGCCGTCCACCGCGGCGACCCTGAACCTGGCGGCGACGGCGGCCCAGGCGGCGCGCCTGTACAAGCCCTACGACCGGGAGTTCGCCGCGAAGGCCCTGTCGGCGGCGCGCAAGGCATGGGCGGCGGCGCTCGCCCATCCCGACCGGTACGCCTCCGAGAGCGACGGAATCGGCGGCGGCACCTACGCCGACAACAACGTCACGGACGAGTTCTACTGGGCGGCGGCCGAGCTGTATCTCACCACCGGCGAGCGGGAGTTCGCCGCCCGGGTGCTCGACTCACCTGTCCACACGGCCGACATCTTCGGCGCCACCGGCTACGACTGGGCCCGCACGGCCGCCGCGGCCCGCCTGGACCTGGCGACCGTGCCGAGCAAGCTGCCCGGCCGGGACAAGGTCCGCCAGTCCGTGATCAAGGGCGCCGACCGCTACCTGGCGACCCTGAAGTCGCAGGCGTACGGCATGCCCTACGCCCCCGACGGCAACCTCTACGACTGGGGCTCCAACCACCAGGTCGCCCACAACGCCGTGGTCATCGCCACCGCGTACGACATCTCGGGAGGCTCGAAGTACCGGGACGGCGCGGTGCAGAGCATGGACTACCTGTTCGGCCGCAACGCGCTCAACATCTCCTACGTGACCGGCTACGGCGAGGTCAACGCGCAGAACCAGCACGCGCGTTGGTACGCCCACCAGCTCGACCCGAACCAGCCGAACCCGCCCAAGGGCACCCTGGCCGGCGGGCCGAACTCCGGCATCCAGGACCCCTACGCACAGAGCAAACTCCAGGGCTGCGTCGGTCAGTTCTGCTACATCGACGACATCCAGTCCTGGTCGACCAACGAGCACACCATCAACTGGAACTCGGCGCTCACCCGACTGGCCTCCTTCGTGGCGGACCAAGGATGA
- a CDS encoding effector-associated domain 2-containing protein, which translates to MNSPLPQADPRRTSVVVVGLDAYEAGAHWALDGPVSDALRFADWFLDRGVPPERITALLSAPPGRPGAVPEVPYEVLGADRATVHNTLLRTVAAAQSELLWVVWGGHGVVDVEGRRRLFYADATESDPLNVDFDALLAYYRAAPRHPRQIWLVDACQQLHNPWRARRHLPREDYGTPMPRTARDQAVLFAARPGEAATNLSGAGTGLFSREALAVLTDDKTIGTAWPPDPALLMDRLRDRFTRLRAEGLAAQTPTYVWSRTWDGDEGQLLSRGRPEPDGAVSPDLTPDRLRTLTDALLAVEEFVEPQGREEILGLLRIGVRAAVPRHSRPRLDTISILRTCARRPGALRELGEAVLLCAGGSAESERVHRLIVEGG; encoded by the coding sequence ATGAACTCCCCCTTACCGCAAGCGGATCCCCGTCGAACGAGCGTCGTCGTAGTGGGCCTGGACGCCTACGAGGCGGGGGCGCACTGGGCCCTGGACGGCCCGGTGTCCGACGCGCTGCGGTTCGCGGACTGGTTTCTCGACCGGGGTGTGCCGCCCGAGCGGATCACTGCACTGCTCTCCGCGCCGCCCGGCCGGCCCGGCGCCGTGCCCGAGGTGCCCTACGAGGTCCTCGGCGCGGACCGGGCCACCGTGCACAACACTCTGCTGCGGACGGTTGCGGCGGCGCAGAGCGAACTGCTGTGGGTCGTGTGGGGCGGCCACGGCGTCGTCGACGTCGAGGGCAGACGGCGCCTCTTCTACGCGGACGCCACCGAATCCGACCCGCTGAACGTCGACTTCGACGCGCTGCTCGCGTACTACCGCGCGGCGCCCCGCCACCCACGCCAGATCTGGCTGGTCGACGCCTGCCAGCAGCTGCACAACCCCTGGCGCGCCCGCCGTCACCTGCCCCGCGAGGACTACGGCACCCCGATGCCCCGGACCGCACGCGACCAGGCGGTCCTCTTCGCCGCCCGGCCGGGCGAGGCCGCGACCAACCTGTCCGGCGCCGGGACGGGCCTGTTCAGCCGCGAGGCACTGGCCGTACTCACCGACGACAAGACGATCGGCACGGCCTGGCCACCTGACCCCGCCCTCTTGATGGACCGCCTCAGGGACCGCTTCACCCGACTGCGCGCCGAAGGGCTCGCGGCCCAGACCCCCACCTACGTCTGGTCCCGCACCTGGGACGGCGACGAAGGCCAGCTCCTGTCCCGAGGCCGCCCCGAGCCCGACGGCGCCGTATCCCCCGACTTGACCCCCGACCGACTGCGCACCCTGACCGACGCCCTCCTGGCGGTCGAGGAGTTCGTCGAACCCCAGGGCCGCGAGGAAATCCTCGGTCTCCTCCGAATCGGCGTCCGAGCCGCCGTACCGCGCCACAGCCGCCCGCGCCTCGACACCATCAGCATCCTGCGCACCTGCGCCCGACGGCCGGGGGCGTTGAGGGAGTTGGGGGAGGCGGTGCTGTTGTGCGCGGGAGGCAGCGCGGAGTCCGAGCGCGTGCATCGACTGATCGTTGAAGGAGGATGA
- the sigJ gene encoding RNA polymerase sigma factor SigJ has translation MSEIPLTDIDTDPDTDPDTDDRLDQATEDFLAHRELLFGVVYNVLGSVADTEDVLQETWLSWTARGGGEPLEDIANPRAYLVRVAVNHALRRRATITRRQETYVGPWLPEPLVASDDGADDPTLRAESVSLAMLVVLESLTPLERAVFVLNEVFGYPHTEIAGILDRTPAAVRQLARRAREHVHARRPRYRAHPRVRREATERFVRAAFDGDIAALMEILAPDVTVWSDGGGNRKPAGLRPVQGREKVVRLLTGHAARHGVAELDVRYRRVNGDDAAVLFDGDAPFAVMVMDLTPEGDRISGLYIVSNPDKLGHVERGEEEEEEGET, from the coding sequence ATGTCCGAGATCCCTCTTACCGACATCGACACCGACCCAGACACCGACCCAGACACCGACGACCGGCTGGACCAGGCGACCGAAGACTTCCTCGCCCATCGCGAGCTGCTGTTCGGCGTCGTCTACAACGTGCTCGGCAGCGTCGCCGACACCGAGGACGTCCTCCAGGAGACCTGGCTGTCCTGGACGGCCCGGGGCGGCGGCGAGCCTCTGGAGGACATCGCCAACCCACGGGCGTATCTCGTCCGGGTGGCCGTCAACCACGCCCTGCGCCGCCGCGCCACGATCACCCGCCGCCAGGAGACCTACGTCGGCCCCTGGCTGCCCGAACCGCTGGTCGCCTCCGACGACGGCGCGGACGATCCAACCCTGCGCGCCGAGTCCGTGTCGCTGGCCATGCTGGTGGTGCTGGAGTCGCTGACCCCGCTGGAGCGGGCGGTGTTCGTGCTGAACGAGGTGTTCGGCTACCCGCACACCGAGATCGCCGGCATCCTCGACCGCACCCCGGCGGCCGTACGGCAGCTGGCCCGACGCGCCCGGGAACACGTGCACGCCCGCAGACCGCGGTACCGGGCGCATCCACGGGTGCGGCGGGAGGCGACGGAGCGGTTCGTGCGGGCCGCGTTCGACGGGGACATCGCCGCGCTGATGGAGATCCTCGCCCCGGACGTCACGGTCTGGTCGGACGGCGGCGGCAACCGCAAACCGGCGGGACTGCGGCCGGTGCAGGGCCGGGAGAAGGTGGTCCGGCTGCTCACCGGACACGCGGCCCGGCACGGTGTGGCCGAACTGGACGTGCGCTACCGCCGGGTCAATGGCGACGACGCGGCGGTGCTGTTCGACGGCGACGCCCCGTTCGCGGTGATGGTCATGGACCTCACCCCGGAGGGCGACCGGATCTCGGGCCTGTACATCGTCAGCAACCCCGACAAGCTCGGCCATGTCGAGCGCGGCGAGGAAGAGGAAGAGGAGGGGGAGACGTGA